The region TGTGGCCGAACGCCGGCGGTGGCTCCTCGACGCAGGGGGAGAGTTCCGGCATGGGCGTCTACGCCCACGAGCTGACCCATCTGCTGGGCATCGGCGACAACTACAACAACCCGTACGGCGAGCCGCTGCGCAGGGCGTACACCGGGATCTGGAGCATGATGTCGCGCGGGTCGTTCAACGGCCCGGGCGGTCCGCACACCCGCTGGCAGATCCCGCCCACCAACGGCGGCTCGATGGGTTCGCTGCACACAGTGCGGGACAAGCTCAAGATCGGCCTGCTCGGCGAGGAGCATGTGCTGCGACTGTCGCGGGAGTCGCTGGCCTCCTCGGGCCTGGTGGTCGCGCAGGTCACGGCCCGGGCGGTCGACGCCGGCCCGAAGGGTCTGACCGGCGTGAACGTCGCGCTGAACAAGGACCTGTCGCCGGCGTGCGGGGTCAGCACCGACCCGCTGTGCGACGGTGGCAACTTCAACAACTACACGGTCGAGGTCGTCGACCGGATGGGCGCGGACTCCTTCACCCCGGACAGCGGCGTGCTGCTGAGCAAGACGAAGAACGCCGACAGCGCGCCGTTCCAGTGGGTGGTGGACGCCAACCCGCAGGACATCGACATGATCGACTTCTACCGGCCGGACGGCACCCCGCAGAAGATCACCATGGGGGACTACCGGCAGCTCTCCGACGCGCTGTTCCACGCCGGCGCGGACACCGGCAGCCAGTACGAGTACGTCGACGAGGCCAACCGACTGCACTTCTACGTCATCGACCTCAAGCGGGACGCGACCGGTTCGCTCTCGTACACCGTGGCGGTGCGTTCGCTGGACGGCACCGGCGGGCCGAGCAGCCACGGCGTGACGCTGGCCAAGGGCGAGGTGACCGGCGGCGGCAAGCCGACCAACCGCGGAGTGACCTGCTCGTTCGAGCTGACCAACACCGGTTCCTACTCGGCCGGCGGCCAGCAGCACCCGGAGAACGTCAGCGCGTACCTGAAGTCGGATGTCTACCGCCTGTCGGCGGAGGTGGCCGGAAAGGGCTGGCGGACCTGGCTTCCCAACCAGCTCGCCACCGCGCAGTTCGGCAAGGCCACCACGGTCAAGGTGTCGGTGGGCGCCACTGCCGCCGCCGCGGACACCGGTTTCGTGAAGCTCACCGCCACCTCGGAGAGCGACCCCACGAAGACGGTGACCAAGCAGTGCCGGGTCGAGAAGTCCTGACCGACGCCCGGGGTTGACCCCGTTCCTGCCGGGTCCGCGGTGGCCTGCCATCGCGGACCCGGCAGGCGGGCGAGAGGAGGATGACGTGCGGCGAGGCACCATGGCGTTGCTACCCCTGCTGCTGGCCGGAGCGACCGGCTGCGGCACCGTCGGCGCCGACCCGGAGGCGGTCTCCCCGACGACCGTCCGGGTCCTGGTACGCGACATCAACATCCGGGCCGCAGGCGTGGACTGCGCCGGCACCGGTCCCTACCAGCACTTCCACAACCGGGCACCGTTTCGCGTGCTGGCCCCGGACGGGTCGGCGCTGGCCAGCGGGCAGCTGTCGGCGGGTACCGCGGTGGCGGCGTTCACCGAGGACCTGGGGGTCGAGCGGCTGCCCACCTACTGCGAGTTCGCCGTCGGTGTGCGGGTGCCGCAGCGGGCCTCCTACCGGCTGGAGGTGGACGGCCGGCCGGCGCTCGACCTGACGCCGGACCACAGCGAGGGCCCTGCGCTGGTGGCGGTGGTCCCGTCATGAGGCGGGCCGTCCTGCCACTGGTGCTGGCCGCGGCGCTGCTGGTCGGATGCAGTACGCCCGAGCCCGCACCCGGGCCGGCACCGGCCGGAGGGGCGGCGGCGCTGCCCGGACCGGTCCCCGCCGACCTGGCGCTGCGCCCGGCACCCGGCACCGCACCGGCCGCCCCGACGTTCACCGGCGCGCTGACCGACGGCACACCCTTCGTCGCGGCCGACCTGTGGGCGCAGCGTCCGGTGGTGCTCACCTTCTTCACCTCCTGGTGCACCACCTGCGCCAGTCGCCAGGCCGCCTTCAGCGAGCTCGCCCGCACCTATCGGGACCGGGTGGTCTTCGTCGGTGTGGCCGGCACCGACCAGGCCGACGAGGTCCAGGACTACCTACGCGCGCACCGGGTGGAGTATCCGGTCGTCCTGGACGACCAGCAGACCATCTGGCGTTCCTACGCGGTGCGGGAGCCGCCGGCCGTCGTACTGGTGGCCAAGGGTGGCGCCCTGCTCCGCGGCTGGCCGGGTGGCCTGGACGCCCCGGCACTCGACCAGCGGCTGCGGGAGCTGGTGCTGGCCGGCCAGCCGTAGTCCCGTCACCCAGACACTTTGATGCGGCCTCACCCGGGACCCCCGCCCTCGACAGGCGAGGGCCGCAGCCGTCGAACCACACCGGGTGAAGTTCCTACACGTGCAGATGGCGGCACCGGCCACCGGCTCGTAGCGTACGCATCCTCGGACACATCAAGGAGACTGCATGTCTACAGTGGGAACGCGCTGGCGCTCAGCCGTGGCCGTACTGTCCGCGACAGTGCTCGCCACCCTCGGCGCGGCGCCGCAGGCGCTGGCGGCGGACGGCCCGCCGTCGATCGTCGTCCAGGACGGCGTCACCCAGCCGGTGTTCGGCTACGCCGACGCCATTCGGGAACGCCTCTTCATCGACTCCACCTTCGACAGCGACAACGACGGTCTGCGCGACATCATCGCGTTCGACCTGATGCGGCCGGCGGCCACCGCGCAGGGGTTCAAGGCTCCCGTGGTGATGGACGCCAGCCCCTACTACTCGACGGTCTGCCGGGGCAACGAGTCCGAGTGCAAGGCGGACCTCGACGGCGACGGGCTGCTGGACAAGTGGCCGCTGTTCTACGACAACTACTTCGTGCCGCGCGGCTACGCGGTCATCCTGCTGGACATGGTCGGCACGAACAACTCCACCGGCTGCCCGACCACCAACGCCAACCAGGACAACCTGAGCGCCAAACAGGCCATCAACTGGCTCAACGGTCGGGCCACCGCCCGTAACGCCGCCGGTGAGGTCGTCAAGGCGGACTGGCACAACGGCAAGACGGGGATGATCGGCAAGTCGTACGACGGCTCGCTGGCCATGGCCACGGCGGTGACCGGCGTGAAGGGCCTGACCACTGTCGTGCCCATCAGCGGACCGACCGAGTACTACGACTACGTGCGCAGCAACGGTGTGGTCACCCGAGGCAACAGCTACGTTTCGTCGCTGGCCAACACGGTCACCAACCCCGAGCGTCGGGACTACTGCAAACCGGTGCGGGACGCGATAGGCGCCGCCGACGGCGACGAGCACGGCGACTACACGGCCTTCTGGAACGAGCGCAGCTACGTCAAGAAGGTCCCCAACGTCACCGCCAGCGTGCTGCTCTACCACGGCCTCAACGACGACAACGTCCGACCGGACCACTTCAGCAAGTTCTGGTACGCCCTGGCGGAGAACAACGTGCCGCGCAAGCTGTGGTTGTCGCAGGAGGGCCACGTCGACCCGTTCGACTCACGCCGCGCGGTGTGGGTGTCGACGCTGCACCGCTGGTTCGACTTCTGGCTGCAGGGCGTCGCCAACGGCATCATGGACGAGCCGCGGGTGGACCTGGAGCGCTCCGCCGACGTGTGGGAGACCCACGCCGACTGGCCGATCCCCGGCAAGGCCGACACCGAGGTGTTCCTCCAGCCCGGCACCACCGGAGCGGGCGGTCTCGGGCTGGTGCCCGCCGCGAAGCCGGCGACCGGGGCGTTCCAGGACAGTCGTACGCAGAGCCAGAACACCATGATCCTCAACCCGGACGTGGTGCAGCCCAACCGGCTGGCCTTCCTGTCCGCGCCACTGACCGCGCCGCTGCACATCTCCGGCACCCCCACCGTGCAACTGCGGGCCTCCGCCGACCAGACCGACACCAACCTCGGCGCGATCCTGGTCGACTACGGCACCGACGAGCGCGTCGCACACCGGGCCTCCGGCGAGGGCATCATCACCCTGACCACTGAAGACTGCTGGGGCCAGAGCAGCCCGACGGACGACGGCTGCTACAAGCAGACGGAGAAGCGGGTGGCCACGGCCGACTACGAGCTGGTCACCAAGGGCATCATGGACGCCCAGAACCGGCAGTCGATCCGCATCGCCGTGCCGCTGGTGCCCGGGGATTCGTACAACTTCAGCTTCCCGCTGCTGCCGGAGGACTACGTCTTCAAGCCCGGCCACCGGATCGGCGTGATCATCGTGGCCAGCTACCCGCAGTACTCCAGCCAGGCGGACACCACCGCCGCGAACCTGCAGGTCTCGCTCAAGAGCAGCAACATCGTGCTACCCGTCGTCGGCGGCACCGCCGCCGCGCACGCCGCCGGGCTCTGACCGGCTGATCGGGGACGGCCGCCCGAAAGCGGCCGTCCCCACGGGTGCTGCGGATCGCTCCGAGGTTCAGCGGGTCGGCACCCCGGCGGTCGGGGTCGGTTGGACCCGCTCGAATCGCACCTTGCTCAGCCAGCCCGGGAGGTCGCTGAGCACGTACAGCTCGCCGTTGACATCGGCGCCGAAAGCCGTCGGCTGGGTGGGGAAGGTGCCGATCTCAGCGGACTCGTACCCACCCGTCGACTTGGGACGGATGGCGAACGCGCGGGTCGAGCAGTAGTCGCTGGCGATGTAGGTCCCGCGGGCCTCCGGGGTGACGGACCCCCGGTAGACCAGGCCGCCGATGATGGAGCAGTTCTCCGTCATGTAGTGGTCGTACTCGGCGATCGGGTCGGTGAGCCGCACGCCCGGCCGGCACTGCGTCTGGTCGAAGACCGGCGTGCCCTCCCGGCAGGACCAGCCGAGGTTCGCGCCACGCTGCGACGGGCGGATGTGGTTGATCTCCTCGATCAAACCCTGACCGACGTCACCGATCCACAGCGAGTTGTCGACCGGGTCGACGGAGAACTTCCACGGGTTGCGCAGCCCGTACACCCAGATCTCCGGCCGCGCGCCCGGCGTGCGGACGAACGGGTTGTCGAAGGGTACGCAGTACGGCTTGCCGCCGCAGCTGCGGTTGACGTCGATCCGCAGGATCTTGCCGAGCAGGGTGCCGAGGTTCTGGCCGCTCTTGAACGGGTCGTTCGCGCCGCCGCCGTCGCCGGTCGACCAGTAGAGGTAGCCGTCGCGGCCGAACGCCACCTGTCCGCCGTTGTGGTTGCCGTACTCGGCGTGCTCCTGGGTGAGCAGCACCTGCACCCGATCGGGGGCGCCGATGGGCACTCGTGCCAGGGTCAGTGCGCCGGCCGGCAGGCTCGTGTAGGCCACGTAGAGGATGCCGGTACGCGCGAAGTTCGGCGCAGGCGTGATGCCGAGGAGGCCGCGCTCGTTGTCCGACGCGTCGATCCGGGAGGTCAGGTCGAGCACCGGATCGGCCGCCAAGCCGCTGTCGGGGTGGTACGCGCGGACGGTGCCGCCTTTCTCCGCGATCAGCATCCGGCCGTCCGGCAGCCCGGTGATCGCGACCGGACGCTGCAGGCCGAACGCCACCCGTTCGGATACCACGGTCAGCTCGGCGAGTGGCGTCGCACGGGTGTGGGATGGGCCGGTTGCAGCGCTGCCGGTCGCCGACAGCGGTGGCAACACGAGTGCGGTCAGGGTGAGGATGAGCAGCCCGGCCAGGATGGCCGGGCGACGACGTCGTCGCGACATGTTCAGCTCCTCGAGCAGGTGGGTGGTGGACGCGGTCTGGGAGCGTTCCCACACTACATTGACTGGAGTCAATGACAAACTCACCTGTCGTCTGCGGGCGAACCGCCCTCGGGCTGCTCCGGCGGGCAGCGGATCTCGCCGTTCATGCCGGCCGGGTAGCGGCCACTCGACGTCGCCGGGCCCCGGCTCACGTACCGGGCATGGCGCCTTCGGCGAGCTTGAGGCGCGTCCAGATGTTCATGTTGATCACAATGGCGACGATCTCCAGGATCTCCGCCTCGGTGAAGTGCATGGTCATCTTGTCGTGTGCCTCCTGGACCCGGTCGTTGACGGTGTTGTCCGCGGTTCGGGTCAACGCCTCGGTGTAGGCCAGCGCGGCTCGCTCCTTCTCGGTGAACAGATGCGTCTCCCACCACGCGGTGAGGGTCTCGACCTTGGCGGGCGGGATGTCGGCGGTACGAGCGGCGGCGTGGTGCACCAGGAGGCAGTAACTGCAATTGTTGATCTGCGCGACGCGTAACCGCAGAAGCTGCGCCAGGGCGGGTTCCACCTGGAGTGTCGCGGTGTGGTCGAAAGCCGCCGCCCCGGCGTCGGCCAGCGCCATGAGCTGCTCGTTCGACGCGGCGTTCAGTCGGACGTTCTGGATCCTGGCGTCCACGAGGCGACCTCCTCCAGGTGTTCGTGTAACCGAGCGTGGTAGGGGCCATCACCGACGAACGTTGACGACGGTCTTCCCGGTGACCCGCTCGGTCGGGTTGAGTGCGGCGACGGCGTCGTCCAGGGTCGTGACGGTGCCGATATTCGTCCGTAGTCGTCCGTCCCGCACCCGCCCAACGATCTCAGACAGCTGGGCGCGATCGGACACGACGACGAAATCGACCGCCAGGCCGTCCGCCGGCCGCGCCTCGGACGGGCCGACGACAGACACCAGTGTTCCTCCGGCTCGGATCAGAGCGGCGGAGCGCTTCCCGATGTCACCGCCGATGACGTCGAAGACGAGGTCGACTCCACCGATGTCTTCCAGGGCGTCCTCGCCGAGGTCGACGAACTCCTGTGCGCCGAAGTCGAGCGCGCTCTGCCGGTCGGCAGTGCGTCCGGTGCCGATGACGTGGGCGCCGAACTCACGTGCGAGCTGCGCCACCATCGAACCGACTGCGCCGGCGGCACCGTGCACGAGGACGCTCTGCCCCGACCGGAGGCGGCCGTGTTCGAACAGTCCCTGCCACGCGGTCAGCCCCGAGATCGGCAGGCTCGCAGCCACCGCGTAGTCGACGTCGGCGGGCAGCGGCGCGAGGTTGCGAGCCTCGACCGCCGAATACTCCGCCAGGGTGCCGTCGCGAGTCCAGTCGGTGAGGCCGAAGACCCGCTGTCCGACGGACAACCCGGTCGTGCCATAGCCGAGAGCGGTGACCACTCCGGCCAACTCGTGCCCGGGCACAGACGGCGTCCGGTCACGGCCGAGGCGATCCGTCCAGGTCGAGGGCCAGGCCATCTCGGTCGGCACGAAGCCCGAGGCGTGAACCTGAACGACGACGTCGTTCAGCGACGGTTCCGGCTCGGGCCGCTCCACCAGCGTCATCCCGGCCGTTCCCGCCGCCTCGTCCGTCACCACGATCGCCTTCACTCATTACCTCCTCAATCCAGCCCTCGTTCGCGCCATCACGAGGAGCACGATCGTCAACAGCATCAGCGGTGCCGGGCTCGGCGTCCTGTCACGGCCGTCGGCAGCGCTCGGGGTCACGGGTGTCGAGGAGCGGGCGCGACAGCGGCGGCATCGGCAGCACGGCACCGCGTCGAGACGCCACCCGTCGAGACTCGCGCTCATGACCGGCGTTCTTCCGGGCAGCACCGGGTTCCCCCGAGAGTGGCGGACACACGTTGGAACTCGATGCCGGTGGGTAAGTCGAACCGTCGGTCGCGAGCGAAGGACGACCCGAAGCTAGTCCCGCCAGAACTGGTCCGTCAAGTCCAGTTTTGGGAACGAGGAGTGCCGGTGCGGAAGGGTGCAGGCCAGCTCATCTGCCGTTGGAATGACCCTCCGGGGTGGCTTAGGATTCCTCGCAGCGGGACTATACAGTCCATGAAGAGCGTGATCTGGAAACGAGCCCGGCCTGCGGGGCGCTCGGACTTCTCGCCTGATTAATCGGTTTCGGGTGCTCTGTCCCGTGACCGCGACACCGGTACCAACGACACGTTGAGGAGACGACATGACCACCGAAAAGGCGATCCTCGCCGGCGGCTGCTTCTGGGGCATGGAGGAACTCTTCCGCCACCAGCCGGGCGTCGTGTCCACGCGTGTCGGCTACAGCGGCGGCGACGTGCCGAACGCCACCTACCGCAACCAGGGCACCCACGCGGAGTCCATCGAGGTCGTCTACGACGCCGAGAAGACCGACTTCCGTGCGCTGCTCGAGTTCTTCTTCCAGGTCCACGACCCCTCGACGAAGAACCGCCAGGGCAATGACATCGGTGTCAGCTACCGCTCGGCCATCTTCTACACCACTGACGAGCAGAAGCGCGTTGCCGAGGACACGATCGCCGACGTCGACGCCTCGGGCCTGTGGCCTGGCAAGGTCGTCACCGAGGTGACCCCGGCGGGCGACTTCTGGGAGGCTGAGCCTGAACACCAGAACTACCTGCAGACCTACCCTGACGGTTACACCTGCCACTTTCCCCGCCCTGGGTGGAAGCTGCCGAAGCGGACCGCCTGACGCCGCGGCGATCCGATCCGACTTTCGCCAGGG is a window of Micromonospora sp. WMMD961 DNA encoding:
- a CDS encoding M6 family metalloprotease domain-containing protein, with product MHRTPHRTRLRRAVLAAAVVTTLVATGAAQAAAAPANPAGGTAPFQVLDPQAWQNPDTMTWNDYKAVPGKNWADPSVSGSVRNFKIALVALDYPDETFAVSQRARSTVFGNPQSVATNIPRADVPTFYQDFLNTPNTLNKGHTLHEYWMQDSNGRYGVDLTGFGPYQMPAKSYQYGLDNGFNPGACPSGDVCAKNIRTDGLGAWRAAVGEEVANQYELVFILSAGQDESSTWQEFGQMIFQNKEDVPDAWGPPDPNLPNWAKTRYVDWTSWKAAATLWPNAGGGSSTQGESSGMGVYAHELTHLLGIGDNYNNPYGEPLRRAYTGIWSMMSRGSFNGPGGPHTRWQIPPTNGGSMGSLHTVRDKLKIGLLGEEHVLRLSRESLASSGLVVAQVTARAVDAGPKGLTGVNVALNKDLSPACGVSTDPLCDGGNFNNYTVEVVDRMGADSFTPDSGVLLSKTKNADSAPFQWVVDANPQDIDMIDFYRPDGTPQKITMGDYRQLSDALFHAGADTGSQYEYVDEANRLHFYVIDLKRDATGSLSYTVAVRSLDGTGGPSSHGVTLAKGEVTGGGKPTNRGVTCSFELTNTGSYSAGGQQHPENVSAYLKSDVYRLSAEVAGKGWRTWLPNQLATAQFGKATTVKVSVGATAAAADTGFVKLTATSESDPTKTVTKQCRVEKS
- a CDS encoding TlpA disulfide reductase family protein, which codes for MRRAVLPLVLAAALLVGCSTPEPAPGPAPAGGAAALPGPVPADLALRPAPGTAPAAPTFTGALTDGTPFVAADLWAQRPVVLTFFTSWCTTCASRQAAFSELARTYRDRVVFVGVAGTDQADEVQDYLRAHRVEYPVVLDDQQTIWRSYAVREPPAVVLVAKGGALLRGWPGGLDAPALDQRLRELVLAGQP
- a CDS encoding CocE/NonD family hydrolase — translated: MSTVGTRWRSAVAVLSATVLATLGAAPQALAADGPPSIVVQDGVTQPVFGYADAIRERLFIDSTFDSDNDGLRDIIAFDLMRPAATAQGFKAPVVMDASPYYSTVCRGNESECKADLDGDGLLDKWPLFYDNYFVPRGYAVILLDMVGTNNSTGCPTTNANQDNLSAKQAINWLNGRATARNAAGEVVKADWHNGKTGMIGKSYDGSLAMATAVTGVKGLTTVVPISGPTEYYDYVRSNGVVTRGNSYVSSLANTVTNPERRDYCKPVRDAIGAADGDEHGDYTAFWNERSYVKKVPNVTASVLLYHGLNDDNVRPDHFSKFWYALAENNVPRKLWLSQEGHVDPFDSRRAVWVSTLHRWFDFWLQGVANGIMDEPRVDLERSADVWETHADWPIPGKADTEVFLQPGTTGAGGLGLVPAAKPATGAFQDSRTQSQNTMILNPDVVQPNRLAFLSAPLTAPLHISGTPTVQLRASADQTDTNLGAILVDYGTDERVAHRASGEGIITLTTEDCWGQSSPTDDGCYKQTEKRVATADYELVTKGIMDAQNRQSIRIAVPLVPGDSYNFSFPLLPEDYVFKPGHRIGVIIVASYPQYSSQADTTAANLQVSLKSSNIVLPVVGGTAAAHAAGL
- a CDS encoding PQQ-dependent sugar dehydrogenase, yielding MSRRRRRPAILAGLLILTLTALVLPPLSATGSAATGPSHTRATPLAELTVVSERVAFGLQRPVAITGLPDGRMLIAEKGGTVRAYHPDSGLAADPVLDLTSRIDASDNERGLLGITPAPNFARTGILYVAYTSLPAGALTLARVPIGAPDRVQVLLTQEHAEYGNHNGGQVAFGRDGYLYWSTGDGGGANDPFKSGQNLGTLLGKILRIDVNRSCGGKPYCVPFDNPFVRTPGARPEIWVYGLRNPWKFSVDPVDNSLWIGDVGQGLIEEINHIRPSQRGANLGWSCREGTPVFDQTQCRPGVRLTDPIAEYDHYMTENCSIIGGLVYRGSVTPEARGTYIASDYCSTRAFAIRPKSTGGYESAEIGTFPTQPTAFGADVNGELYVLSDLPGWLSKVRFERVQPTPTAGVPTR
- a CDS encoding carboxymuconolactone decarboxylase family protein, translated to MDARIQNVRLNAASNEQLMALADAGAAAFDHTATLQVEPALAQLLRLRVAQINNCSYCLLVHHAAARTADIPPAKVETLTAWWETHLFTEKERAALAYTEALTRTADNTVNDRVQEAHDKMTMHFTEAEILEIVAIVINMNIWTRLKLAEGAMPGT
- a CDS encoding NADP-dependent oxidoreductase yields the protein MKAIVVTDEAAGTAGMTLVERPEPEPSLNDVVVQVHASGFVPTEMAWPSTWTDRLGRDRTPSVPGHELAGVVTALGYGTTGLSVGQRVFGLTDWTRDGTLAEYSAVEARNLAPLPADVDYAVAASLPISGLTAWQGLFEHGRLRSGQSVLVHGAAGAVGSMVAQLAREFGAHVIGTGRTADRQSALDFGAQEFVDLGEDALEDIGGVDLVFDVIGGDIGKRSAALIRAGGTLVSVVGPSEARPADGLAVDFVVVSDRAQLSEIVGRVRDGRLRTNIGTVTTLDDAVAALNPTERVTGKTVVNVRR
- the msrA gene encoding peptide-methionine (S)-S-oxide reductase MsrA → MTTEKAILAGGCFWGMEELFRHQPGVVSTRVGYSGGDVPNATYRNQGTHAESIEVVYDAEKTDFRALLEFFFQVHDPSTKNRQGNDIGVSYRSAIFYTTDEQKRVAEDTIADVDASGLWPGKVVTEVTPAGDFWEAEPEHQNYLQTYPDGYTCHFPRPGWKLPKRTA